CGCAATTTAGATAGCAACATGCGCATAGCAGGCGACTCCACATAAAAACATCCGATGAGTCGTGCCCGCTGCAGGTTGGCACGTATACGCTCATCTTTTTTAAAACTGCTTACATCGTGTACATCTACCGTTACATGTTGGTTTTGCTGTATTATATCTACGGCATCTTTTACTTTGCCCAACCCGCGCTGGCTCAGTATATCAAATTTGTATAAGCCCACATCTTCGGCCTCTAGCATGCTAAAGTGTGTAAGCGGAAAACCTTTGGGTGGTATACTGGTTGCCGTATAGTAGTGCATCGGTTTTTCGGAAATTAAAATACCACCTGCGTGTATGCTCAGGTGATTGGGAAAATCAATCATCCGCTTGCCATAACTAAAAATCAGTTTTGAGATATGGTCGGGTGTAGCGGGATGCTTGCGATTATCAACCAGGTCGTCAATCTCGGCTTTAGGCAAGCCAAATACTTTGCCTAGCTCGCGCAACACAGCACTTGACTGAAAGGTGCTGTAAGTAGCCAATTGCGCCACATGGCTATGGCCATGGGTGCGAAAAATATAGTCAATTACATCATCGCGCTCCTTCCAGCTAAAGTCCAAATCAAAATCTGGAGGGCTTGTACGATACGGATTTATAAAGCGTTCAAAGTACAAATCCAAATCGACCGGGTCCACATCTGTGATGCGCAATAAATAGGCAACTACACTATTGGCACCACTTCCCCTGCCCACATAAAAATAATTTTTGCGTTGAGCGTATTGTACAATATCCCAGTTAAGTAAGAAGTACGCAGCATACCCCAGGTCTGTTATGGTACGTATTTCTTTATCATACCGCTCCATAATGGTATCGTTTTGTTGCGGGTAGCGGTAGTTGAGGTTTTCGGCACACAACTTACGCAGCAGTAGTTCGTCTTCATAAAGATTTCCGGTAAATGTTTTTTTGTTTTTGTTTTTGCCAAACTCAAAATCGATGCTGCATGTTTCGAGCAAGGCATGGCTATTGTCAATAATAACAGGATACTCGCTATAAATTTTTATCAACTCATACGGGTGCACTAGCAGGTGCCCGGGCTGCGCTTGCTCGCTTGCCGGCAACTTGCTTAGCAGTGTATTGTTGTCAATACTGCGCAACAAGCGGTGAGTATTATAGTCAGCCTTGTGGCGAAACGTGCATGGCGCCAGCATTACACATAGATGCATATAGTCGGCAATGGGCGATAGGCGTAAGTTGCGCACATCATCCGGTGCTACTCCTATCCATATACGCTTACGCTTGTCGTTTAATAGTTGTGTACGATTTTTTTGCGGCCATTGTATAAACCACTTCCACGGTACCACACACCACGCACTTTTAAAAACCGGTACTTTGTTGCCAAACCGTTTATCGTTGTGCAAATGATACGAGAGGTAATCATTCAACTCACGAAAGCCTTCGCTGTTTTGTGCCAGCCCCACAAATTTTTGTTCTATGCCATTTCTGAAGTCTATGCCTGCCACCGGTTTTATTCCATAGCGACCAGCTAACCGGTGAAAATCAAGTATGCCCGATGTGCTGTTAATATCGGTCAATGCCAGTTGCTTTATATTTCTGCTGTGCGCCTCTTGCAGCACCTCTTCGGGGCTCATACACCCGTACTTCCAGCTAAAGTAACTATGACAATTCAGATACATCGCAGTTGAAGGTTTTAATACAATCATTTTAATGATTGTATTGCAGCCAATTTGTTTTGCGTAATCTATAACCTTTTTTTAGAATATCAAATGGAGGGAGACGATAGTTTGAAGTTGAAAGTTTGAAGTTTGAAGAGGGAGAGTTATCGTCTTTTCTGATGCTGATGAAAAGACCAGTAAAAGTCGAATGACAGCAAAAAGCAAGCGACCGGCCTTTCTGCTTAAGGTTGGTGTTTTCACCAACCTCAAATTTTCTGCTTCTGGTTGGTGTTTTCACCAACCTCAAATTGAAAGAGGATAGTTATTGTCTTTGGTTGGTGAAAACACCAACCAAAGGCAAAAGTGCATTAAGTCTTTCACCTGTTTAAAAGCCCGCCTAAATTGGCGGGCTTACATCAAGGTATAGGATTGTACACTGTTTGCACCACGAACATTATTATTTCTGGTTGTGGCTGGTGTTTTAACCAACCACGAAAAATTGTTGTAATTTTTTTCTTGAATGATAGTTAGAATGCCGGAAGTGATTTTACGCTCAGCATTTTTCATATAGTGATTTGATGCTTTCATGTTCGGCCGACAGGCGTTTGTGATGTGAAACAAGGAGTTGCTTTTGTTCGTTTTCGGTTTCAGAAAAAATGGTGTCAAGTATTTTTTCGTAGGCTGCTGTGGTTAAGTCTTCTCCATATTCGCATGCGCTGAGAATTGCTTTTCGGTCTTTGCTTTTAAGTGCCGCCTTGGCATCTGCCCAAATGCGAAAAAATTTTCCCGATGCCATGTTACCTTTTACCACTGCTGCTTTCAGCTTATTAAGTTCTGCTATCAATTCAGTATGACAATTGCGGCTGGTAGTTGCAAACCTCGCAAACAAAATTTTTAAATCAGCCTCTTCGGTTGTTATCGTTGCTGATTCATATCCTTCGAAACGGTATTTGTTTAGTGAGAGGAGTGTGTTTAACGCTTCTGTCGAGTTATTTTTTTCCACTTTCATGTTATTTTAAATTGAAGAACAAGCTTTTTTATGGTGCTTTTTGTTACCAAATGGAGACTTCTGGTACACGATTTTATAGAGGTTCATGTTTATAAGATTTATTAGGTATTAATTTGCTGCAACCAAAAAGTCATGGAAACACGCACCAATTACAACTAATCTTCATAACCACTTTTAATGATGGTAGAAATGATTTTAAAATTTTGCCTGGCATAAAATCGTTGTGTAGTATGTGCAGGTATAATAATGCCTGAGCCTACTTTAAGGTGATAGTCTTTGCTATCAATTTTTATATCGGCTTCACCATCTATTACTTGAACATAATTTTCGAACGGAATCTTTTTTTCAGAGATTTCTTCTCCTTCACTTATGGACATGGCAGTTACCGTACCCGTTGATTTTTTAATTATTGTACGGCTCATTACCGCATTTGGAACATATTCTACTATTTCTACTATAATGTGTTCTCTTTGTTTTTCCAACTCTTTTGAATTGGTTTGTTGAGAATGTTCCGGATTGGCCTTTTTATCTTTCATGTGATGAAATGATTTAGTCGAGTTAGGCACAAAGAAAACCCAGTACT
This portion of the Bacteroidota bacterium genome encodes:
- a CDS encoding cupin domain-containing protein, which produces MKDKKANPEHSQQTNSKELEKQREHIIVEIVEYVPNAVMSRTIIKKSTGTVTAMSISEGEEISEKKIPFENYVQVIDGEADIKIDSKDYHLKVGSGIIIPAHTTQRFYARQNFKIISTIIKSGYED
- a CDS encoding DNA polymerase III subunit alpha, whose product is MYLNCHSYFSWKYGCMSPEEVLQEAHSRNIKQLALTDINSTSGILDFHRLAGRYGIKPVAGIDFRNGIEQKFVGLAQNSEGFRELNDYLSYHLHNDKRFGNKVPVFKSAWCVVPWKWFIQWPQKNRTQLLNDKRKRIWIGVAPDDVRNLRLSPIADYMHLCVMLAPCTFRHKADYNTHRLLRSIDNNTLLSKLPASEQAQPGHLLVHPYELIKIYSEYPVIIDNSHALLETCSIDFEFGKNKNKKTFTGNLYEDELLLRKLCAENLNYRYPQQNDTIMERYDKEIRTITDLGYAAYFLLNWDIVQYAQRKNYFYVGRGSGANSVVAYLLRITDVDPVDLDLYFERFINPYRTSPPDFDLDFSWKERDDVIDYIFRTHGHSHVAQLATYSTFQSSAVLRELGKVFGLPKAEIDDLVDNRKHPATPDHISKLIFSYGKRMIDFPNHLSIHAGGILISEKPMHYYTATSIPPKGFPLTHFSMLEAEDVGLYKFDILSQRGLGKVKDAVDIIQQNQHVTVDVHDVSSFKKDERIRANLQRARLIGCFYVESPAMRMLLSKLRASTYLDLVAASSIIRPGVAQSGMMREYILRFHHPERRQYAHPLMKELMAETYGVMVYQEDVIKVAHHFAGLELDEADMLRRGMSGKYRGRAEFDKVEKQFFVNCKARGYDDALTKEVWRQIESFAGYAFSKGHSASYAVESYQCMFLKTYYPLEYMVSCINNFGGFYTTEFYVHEARMCGATIHAPCVNFSKYYTIIKDKDIYIGFMHVAELEHNVAHTLIEEQEKGIYISLQDFATRNSISLEQMIRLIRIGAFRFTGRSKQQLLWDVHFIFGKKKKTEARSELFPVQPAKYNLPPLIQNRIDDAWDQMELLGFVLCSPFDLLKTYNDTVINEISRAIDLPMHLGKVISIRGYMVTRKPTRTKHGEAMSFGTFLDSDGDWIDTTHFPQVLATYPFTGRGCYMITGLVVEEFGFYSIDVTIMKRLEYIERFNTEYDKECGKLDEMMQAE
- a CDS encoding PA2169 family four-helix-bundle protein, with protein sequence MEKNNSTEALNTLLSLNKYRFEGYESATITTEEADLKILFARFATTSRNCHTELIAELNKLKAAVVKGNMASGKFFRIWADAKAALKSKDRKAILSACEYGEDLTTAAYEKILDTIFSETENEQKQLLVSHHKRLSAEHESIKSLYEKC